In a genomic window of Paramicrobacterium chengjingii:
- a CDS encoding extracellular solute-binding protein codes for MRKAQHNLRRMTAAIAIATASALALSACSVTGAPSSSGGAGDADSGTINALFMKQAGYTEDNVKEMIDDFNEKYPDITVNPTFVAYEALHDKIVTAAPSGTYDVVLMDVIWPAEFAEKGIVTDVTDRFSDKWNDEMLGGALITAEYKDKFYGVPWYPSTKLFYYNKDMVERAGYSEADIETWDGVLEVAQAMKDQGIVDYPLAWSWAQAEALICDYAQLLGAFGGEFTNDDGELIINEEPGVQALTWMKNSIDDGLTNPNSTTFLEDDVNKTMASGQAAFSLNWESTFRDLNDESISDVVGQVGVSATPSGPDGERPGVNGAMALGIASKSKNKDAAWNFITFISSQSEQEKFVTSTLPSWKSSYDDPEITKTNPDVFSAAQVGYADGILRPQVPNYSQVSQIIQVELQNALLGKKSPQQAMDDAVAAANDVLNG; via the coding sequence ATGAGAAAAGCACAGCACAATCTGAGAAGGATGACCGCAGCGATCGCGATTGCGACCGCCTCAGCGCTCGCCCTCAGCGCCTGCAGCGTCACGGGAGCGCCGTCATCGTCTGGAGGGGCCGGCGATGCAGACTCCGGGACGATCAATGCACTCTTCATGAAGCAGGCAGGTTACACCGAAGACAACGTGAAGGAGATGATCGACGACTTCAATGAAAAGTATCCAGACATCACCGTCAACCCCACGTTCGTCGCATACGAGGCGCTGCACGACAAGATCGTGACGGCTGCGCCATCCGGCACCTACGACGTCGTGCTCATGGATGTCATTTGGCCGGCGGAATTCGCGGAGAAGGGCATTGTCACCGACGTCACCGATCGTTTCTCGGACAAGTGGAATGACGAGATGCTGGGCGGCGCGCTGATCACTGCCGAGTACAAAGACAAGTTCTACGGCGTCCCCTGGTACCCGTCAACCAAACTGTTCTACTACAACAAAGACATGGTTGAGCGTGCGGGTTATTCTGAGGCCGACATCGAGACGTGGGACGGTGTGCTCGAGGTTGCACAGGCGATGAAGGACCAGGGCATCGTCGACTACCCCCTCGCATGGAGTTGGGCTCAGGCGGAGGCTCTGATCTGCGACTACGCTCAGCTTCTCGGTGCTTTCGGCGGTGAATTCACCAACGATGACGGTGAACTCATCATCAATGAGGAACCCGGAGTGCAAGCCCTGACCTGGATGAAGAACTCCATCGACGACGGACTGACTAACCCCAATTCAACGACATTCCTCGAAGATGATGTGAACAAGACCATGGCATCAGGGCAAGCTGCCTTCTCTCTCAATTGGGAGTCAACCTTCCGCGATCTCAACGATGAGTCGATTTCTGACGTAGTCGGGCAGGTCGGGGTATCCGCGACTCCGAGCGGCCCGGACGGCGAACGTCCCGGTGTCAACGGGGCCATGGCGCTCGGCATAGCCTCGAAATCGAAGAACAAGGATGCCGCGTGGAACTTCATCACCTTCATCAGCAGCCAGTCGGAGCAAGAGAAGTTCGTCACAAGCACCTTGCCCAGCTGGAAATCATCGTATGACGACCCTGAGATCACGAAGACGAACCCCGACGTCTTTTCTGCGGCGCAGGTCGGTTACGCCGACGGCATCCTGAGACCTCAGGTACCCAACTACAGCCAGGTCTCGCAGATCATTCAGGTCGAGCTGCAGAACGCGCTGCTGGGCAAAAAGTCACCGCAACAGGCGATGGATGACGCGGTCGCGGCTGCCAATGACGTGCTGAACGGCTGA
- a CDS encoding SIS domain-containing protein translates to MERINYDRAVRDQPINLERAHRSVLRALDSAPIEPWAPGDTVAVVAMGASSHSAHALVFALVAAGIRAFPLTASDASFYAHGSQPADHYVIVSESGRSPEPIEAARHFTRGRRIGITNVADSPLAEVVDVVLSLGNFDDAGVYTIGYSATLLAYALLCGRACDRSAEGLPEVPNRVAAGLEEFDAPAHRMAEKLRDTRTVDFVGQGMSLAAASEGALMFREALAIPTAAFDTYQYLHGPMEPLRAGSGLIIFGDGRELTLVDSVLDAGVQTCLITAASTSDLPRPTHENLEVIRLPDGVNGFVRSILEGLVSQLIVGHHAAVSGRVPGEFTYRQADTKLPVE, encoded by the coding sequence ATGGAAAGAATCAACTACGACCGCGCGGTGCGAGACCAGCCCATCAACCTGGAGCGAGCTCATCGCAGCGTACTTCGGGCACTCGACAGTGCACCGATAGAGCCATGGGCACCCGGTGACACGGTGGCGGTGGTCGCGATGGGAGCATCCTCTCATTCGGCCCATGCACTGGTATTCGCACTCGTCGCCGCCGGAATTCGAGCGTTCCCCCTCACCGCTTCCGATGCGAGCTTCTACGCCCACGGCTCACAGCCCGCCGATCATTACGTCATCGTCTCGGAATCGGGCCGCAGCCCCGAACCGATCGAGGCGGCGCGCCATTTTACTCGCGGTCGCCGCATCGGAATCACCAACGTCGCTGACAGTCCCCTGGCCGAGGTCGTGGACGTTGTGCTGTCACTTGGCAATTTCGATGACGCGGGGGTCTACACGATCGGCTATTCCGCGACGCTCCTTGCGTACGCGTTGCTGTGTGGCCGGGCCTGCGACAGGTCAGCGGAGGGCCTGCCCGAAGTGCCCAATCGCGTCGCCGCGGGACTCGAGGAGTTTGATGCTCCCGCACACCGAATGGCCGAGAAGCTTCGCGATACCCGCACTGTGGACTTCGTCGGGCAAGGTATGTCGCTTGCAGCAGCGTCAGAGGGCGCACTCATGTTTCGGGAGGCGCTCGCCATTCCCACGGCGGCGTTCGACACTTACCAATACCTGCACGGTCCAATGGAGCCGTTGAGGGCAGGAAGCGGTCTGATCATCTTTGGAGACGGGCGGGAACTCACACTCGTCGATTCGGTTCTCGACGCGGGAGTTCAGACGTGCCTGATCACGGCAGCCTCAACCTCGGACCTGCCACGACCCACGCACGAAAACCTCGAGGTCATCCGACTGCCTGATGGCGTGAACGGGTTCGTCCGCTCCATTCTTGAGGGTCTCGTCTCTCAGCTGATCGTTGGCCATCACGCCGCTGTCTCGGGGCGAGTTCCCGGTGAGTTCACATATCGTCAGGCAGACACCAAGCTTCCCGTCGAGTAG
- a CDS encoding glycerol-3-phosphate dehydrogenase/oxidase, translating into MSAKKTVARSKKLGPQERIEAIEEMSSKELDVLVIGGGIVGTGSAMDAVTRGLSTGLLEARDWSSGTSSRSSKLVHGGIRYLEQLDFGLVREALIERGLLLQRIAPHLVKPVRFLYPLTKPVWERIYIGAGMMLYDIFSYTGLRPPGVPHHRHLTKRQMQKSIPSLRSNAFVGGLTYYDAQVDDARYVATLARTASAYGAHVASRVRVEGFLKVGQRVVGVKAHDLETDTYFDVKAKQVVNATGVWTDETQSMVGERGQFKVRASKGIHLVVPRDRFQSTMGMILRTEKSVLFVIPWGRHWLIGTTDTDWYLDKAHPAATAADIDYLLEHVNSVLAVPLTRDDVEGVYAGLRPLLAGESDETSKLSREHIVAHSVPGLVVVAGGKWTTYRIMAKDAIDAAVDALDGKIPESATDNISLLGAEGYQAAWNKRGKIARKFDVHKVRVEHLLNRYGVLTDDILDLVRDNPELQEPLPGADDYIRAEVVYAATSEGALHIEDVLARRTRISIEAWDRGVSAAPVVADLMGDVLGWDAAKKESEVTYYLQRVAAERASQEQPDDESAERVRLEAPDISQA; encoded by the coding sequence ATGAGCGCCAAGAAGACCGTCGCGCGGTCGAAGAAGCTGGGACCACAGGAGCGAATCGAAGCGATCGAGGAGATGAGCTCGAAGGAGCTCGACGTTCTCGTGATCGGCGGCGGAATCGTGGGCACGGGAAGTGCCATGGATGCCGTCACTCGCGGTCTCTCCACCGGGCTGCTCGAGGCACGAGACTGGTCGAGCGGAACATCGAGCCGGTCATCGAAGCTCGTTCACGGCGGCATCCGGTATTTGGAGCAGCTTGACTTCGGTCTCGTGCGTGAGGCGCTCATTGAACGCGGCCTTCTGCTTCAGCGGATCGCGCCGCACCTCGTGAAGCCCGTGCGCTTTCTCTACCCGCTCACCAAGCCGGTGTGGGAGCGCATCTACATCGGTGCCGGCATGATGCTGTACGACATCTTCAGCTACACCGGACTTCGACCCCCGGGTGTTCCGCACCACAGGCACCTCACGAAGCGACAGATGCAGAAGTCGATTCCGTCGCTGCGCAGTAATGCGTTCGTCGGCGGGCTCACGTATTACGACGCGCAGGTCGACGATGCCCGCTACGTCGCAACGCTCGCTCGCACTGCCTCTGCATACGGCGCGCACGTGGCCAGCCGCGTGCGCGTTGAGGGGTTTCTCAAAGTGGGGCAGCGCGTCGTTGGTGTGAAAGCGCACGACCTCGAGACCGACACGTATTTTGACGTGAAGGCGAAGCAAGTGGTCAATGCCACGGGCGTCTGGACCGATGAGACACAGTCGATGGTGGGGGAGCGCGGCCAGTTCAAGGTGCGTGCTTCGAAGGGCATCCACCTCGTTGTTCCACGCGATCGCTTCCAGTCGACAATGGGCATGATCCTGCGCACCGAGAAGAGCGTGCTCTTCGTGATCCCGTGGGGCAGGCACTGGCTCATCGGCACGACCGACACCGACTGGTATCTCGACAAGGCGCACCCTGCAGCGACGGCAGCAGACATCGACTATCTGCTCGAGCACGTCAACAGCGTGCTCGCCGTGCCTCTCACGCGTGACGACGTCGAGGGAGTGTATGCCGGGCTGCGGCCGCTGCTCGCCGGCGAGAGCGACGAGACATCGAAGCTGTCGCGCGAGCACATCGTCGCTCACTCCGTTCCAGGACTCGTCGTCGTGGCGGGTGGAAAATGGACGACCTACCGCATCATGGCGAAAGACGCGATCGATGCGGCCGTCGACGCGCTCGATGGAAAGATTCCCGAGTCGGCGACCGACAACATCTCACTTCTGGGTGCGGAGGGCTACCAGGCTGCGTGGAACAAGCGTGGCAAGATCGCCCGCAAGTTCGACGTGCACAAGGTGCGCGTTGAGCACCTTCTGAACCGATACGGCGTGCTCACCGACGACATTCTCGACCTTGTGCGCGACAATCCAGAGCTGCAGGAGCCACTTCCCGGTGCCGACGACTACATCAGGGCCGAGGTCGTATATGCGGCAACGAGCGAGGGCGCACTGCACATTGAAGACGTGCTCGCCAGGCGCACGCGCATCTCGATCGAGGCCTGGGATCGCGGTGTCTCGGCTGCTCCCGTGGTCGCCGATCTCATGGGCGATGTACTTGGTTGGGATGCCGCGAAAAAGGAGTCTGAGGTGACGTACTACCTGCAGCGCGTCGCCGCCGAGAGGGCTTCGCAAGAGCAACCCGATGACGAATCTGCCGAGCGTGTGCGGTTGGAGGCGCCGGATATCTCGCAGGCCTGA
- a CDS encoding carbohydrate ABC transporter permease, translated as MNRKRRNSVLLHVCAIIVAIVILLPFAWMVEASFAPQRDLVGRPMRWIPSHIDFSRYGEIFNGSEGSVGSTFRAAMVNSTVVAVAVVLIAMVVGILGAYAFARLRFPFRKVTLMIFLSTYMLPQIALLIPLYFIVNSLGLLDTTLGLILVDSSLVIPFTLWILSNYFVTIPDELEEAARIDGTSRIGALFRIILPSAKPGIFAAMMFSFLLAWDEFMYALIFTSSDAAKTLPVAISEFAGRYTTDFGLVAAGGILAALPPIVIAIAFQRYVVSGMGVGSVKG; from the coding sequence ATGAATCGCAAACGTCGAAATTCCGTCCTTCTGCATGTGTGCGCCATCATTGTCGCAATTGTGATTCTGCTGCCGTTCGCGTGGATGGTTGAAGCGAGTTTCGCGCCGCAACGCGATCTGGTCGGCCGGCCAATGAGGTGGATTCCTTCACACATTGATTTCAGTCGCTACGGCGAAATCTTTAACGGAAGCGAAGGCAGCGTCGGATCAACATTCCGCGCGGCCATGGTGAATTCCACAGTCGTCGCCGTTGCCGTTGTTCTGATCGCAATGGTTGTCGGCATACTCGGCGCGTACGCCTTTGCACGCCTGAGGTTCCCCTTTCGGAAGGTCACCCTGATGATCTTCCTCTCCACATATATGCTCCCGCAGATTGCGCTGCTGATTCCGCTGTACTTCATTGTGAACTCGCTCGGACTGCTTGACACGACACTCGGGCTCATTCTTGTTGACTCGTCTTTGGTGATCCCGTTCACCCTCTGGATTCTGAGCAACTACTTCGTGACGATTCCTGACGAGTTGGAAGAAGCAGCGCGCATCGATGGAACGTCGCGCATTGGGGCGCTTTTCCGCATCATTCTCCCCAGCGCGAAACCAGGAATCTTCGCGGCGATGATGTTCTCTTTCCTGCTCGCGTGGGATGAATTCATGTACGCCCTCATTTTTACATCGTCGGATGCTGCGAAGACACTGCCCGTCGCAATCTCAGAGTTTGCGGGGCGATACACCACAGACTTCGGGCTCGTCGCCGCCGGCGGCATCCTTGCTGCACTTCCACCGATCGTGATCGCAATTGCTTTCCAGCGCTATGTCGTCAGCGGCATGGGCGTCGGATCGGTCAAGGGATAG
- a CDS encoding BadF/BadG/BcrA/BcrD ATPase family protein, which produces MVVGIDIGGTKTHIALRDAQGNLRERVIPSDSWRRGGLFGDSANANRLVAEIHMLTGGSDSGHVVVGAHGCDTPEQCERFADQLRSVYGQNVTVVNDAQLLVPAAGQSAGVAVIVGTGSIVVGASPTDTMIVAGGHGWLFGDPGSAPGVVREAVKKLLTRRDEGRKVDILGRRLIAHFGVSDITGLIYALSVVPKIDSWAAAAPVVFEAAADGSETAIAVIEEAAAGLAANVINVHQHGAIGNAIVCAGGVITNQPRLYSALRDQIADIWPDAAIELLSAAPVFGALALADAAESEEQSCASKQPNPLT; this is translated from the coding sequence GTGGTCGTTGGCATTGATATCGGTGGGACAAAGACTCACATCGCGTTGCGCGATGCTCAGGGCAACCTCCGTGAGCGCGTGATCCCAAGCGACAGCTGGCGGCGCGGTGGGCTGTTCGGCGATTCGGCGAACGCCAATCGACTGGTCGCCGAAATTCATATGCTGACCGGTGGCAGTGACAGCGGGCACGTGGTCGTCGGCGCTCACGGCTGCGATACCCCAGAGCAGTGCGAACGCTTCGCGGATCAACTCCGATCCGTGTACGGGCAGAACGTCACGGTTGTCAACGACGCGCAGCTTCTTGTCCCCGCCGCGGGCCAGAGCGCAGGGGTGGCCGTCATCGTGGGAACAGGCTCGATCGTCGTCGGCGCCTCCCCCACTGACACGATGATTGTCGCCGGAGGGCACGGCTGGCTCTTCGGCGATCCGGGCAGCGCCCCGGGTGTTGTTCGCGAAGCGGTGAAGAAACTGCTGACTCGTCGGGACGAAGGCAGGAAAGTCGACATCTTGGGGCGACGACTCATCGCACATTTCGGAGTCAGCGACATCACGGGCTTGATATACGCTCTCTCCGTCGTTCCGAAGATCGACAGCTGGGCAGCGGCGGCTCCCGTGGTCTTCGAGGCTGCAGCCGACGGTTCCGAGACAGCAATCGCTGTCATCGAGGAAGCTGCAGCCGGGCTGGCGGCGAACGTCATTAACGTCCATCAGCACGGAGCCATCGGCAACGCGATCGTCTGCGCCGGCGGAGTCATCACGAATCAGCCACGGCTCTACTCGGCCCTACGCGACCAAATCGCCGATATCTGGCCTGACGCAGCGATCGAACTCCTCAGCGCAGCGCCCGTTTTCGGTGCACTCGCCCTCGCCGACGCGGCAGAGTCAGAGGAGCAGTCGTGCGCCTCAAAGCAGCCCAACCCACTCACCTAA
- a CDS encoding ROK family transcriptional regulator: MREATNRSSTATSNTVSRVNRTAIVQALREQGPLSRQQIGAITGLSPATVNRLTSSLIDEGLVARQGQIPSTGGRPSVLLSYTGATQLVACVQVRADRARGALIDFDSHFVHRVDAQFDDLPPADSHTTVDTDVRLSRTLNLLDTLLETARALGTPCVSVGVSVPGVVTQPDGRVAHLPELGWPEFPLKELIAARTELPIVIENDANALALGEMHHGVGRGMSSLIAVHLENGLGAGIISNGRIHHGFRWEAGEIGYLLMEPSSLEKSYSLLGDLEDRVGSVALTRKARSRGLEIPDGHLLMADEIFARAAQGEVVPAGMASEILDMVAMAVGAMSIILDPEVIVLGSGLASHVEMVIPAIEDRLAGRIIRVPHMKPATFVEDGVLVGIAELAALDVRGFTYVAG, from the coding sequence ATGCGAGAAGCAACGAACCGGTCGTCGACGGCGACGAGCAACACCGTCTCGAGAGTCAACCGAACCGCTATCGTTCAGGCGCTTCGCGAACAGGGACCGCTCTCGCGCCAGCAGATCGGCGCAATAACCGGTCTCAGCCCGGCAACGGTCAACCGGCTTACTTCGAGCCTCATCGACGAGGGATTGGTTGCGCGTCAGGGCCAGATCCCCTCGACAGGCGGGCGCCCCTCCGTTTTACTGAGCTACACGGGTGCCACCCAGCTCGTCGCGTGCGTTCAAGTTCGAGCCGATCGTGCACGCGGAGCTCTGATCGATTTTGACTCGCATTTTGTGCACCGCGTCGATGCGCAATTCGATGATCTGCCCCCAGCCGATTCGCACACCACTGTTGACACCGATGTGCGGCTTTCACGCACGCTCAACCTTCTGGACACCCTCTTGGAAACCGCACGCGCGTTGGGCACGCCGTGCGTCAGCGTCGGGGTCTCGGTGCCCGGAGTGGTGACACAGCCAGACGGACGCGTCGCTCATCTTCCCGAGTTGGGCTGGCCGGAGTTCCCGCTGAAAGAGCTCATCGCCGCACGCACGGAGCTGCCTATCGTGATCGAGAACGATGCGAACGCACTCGCTCTCGGAGAGATGCACCATGGCGTTGGTCGCGGAATGAGCAGCCTCATCGCCGTGCACTTGGAGAACGGGCTCGGCGCGGGCATCATCAGCAATGGACGGATCCATCATGGGTTTCGATGGGAAGCTGGCGAGATCGGCTACCTTCTCATGGAGCCCTCGTCTCTGGAGAAGTCGTACTCTCTTCTCGGAGACCTGGAAGATCGTGTCGGATCGGTCGCGTTGACTCGGAAAGCACGCTCCCGCGGCCTTGAAATTCCCGACGGGCACCTGCTCATGGCCGATGAGATATTTGCCCGAGCTGCGCAAGGCGAGGTCGTCCCCGCCGGTATGGCCTCCGAGATTCTCGATATGGTCGCTATGGCAGTCGGTGCAATGTCGATCATTCTCGATCCGGAGGTCATCGTTCTGGGCAGCGGACTCGCCTCCCACGTAGAGATGGTGATCCCTGCAATTGAGGACCGCCTCGCTGGCCGCATCATCCGCGTGCCACATATGAAACCGGCGACGTTCGTCGAAGACGGCGTCTTGGTCGGCATTGCCGAGCTCGCGGCTCTCGATGTGCGTGGTTTCACGTACGTCGCGGGCTGA
- a CDS encoding 3-oxoacyl-ACP synthase III: protein MAGNATTRFSNAALLSVASTLPSRVTTSADIELRLASSLERLRLPGSLLERVAGVTERRNWAAGENSDDATVAAGRRALDEAGVSASDIGLIVNTSVTRKHLEPSVAVRLHHGLGLPSSAINFDLANACLGFVNGTSLAAGMIDAGQIRYALIVNGEDADEIQDNTVTRLLRNDVGRDGFMSEFASLTLGSGAAAAVIGPVDGHPDGHRILGGVTRAATQFHELCVGSTDGMFTDAKALLKGGLDLVISAWKEAAKEWNWGAMDRYITHQVSEVHTSAIVKAAKLDRRRVPITFPWLGNVGPASIPITLAEEKERLTKGDRVLLMGVGSGLNTAMMELAW, encoded by the coding sequence GTGGCTGGCAATGCGACAACACGATTCAGCAATGCGGCATTGCTTTCGGTCGCGAGCACACTACCCTCGCGCGTGACGACGTCTGCAGACATCGAACTGCGTCTCGCCTCCTCGCTCGAGCGCCTTCGCCTTCCGGGAAGCCTTCTCGAACGCGTGGCAGGGGTGACGGAGCGTCGCAACTGGGCGGCCGGCGAGAACTCCGATGACGCAACGGTTGCCGCGGGCCGGAGAGCCCTTGACGAAGCGGGCGTGTCAGCATCCGATATCGGCCTCATCGTGAACACCTCCGTCACGCGAAAGCACCTGGAGCCGTCTGTCGCTGTGCGCTTGCACCACGGCCTCGGTCTACCGAGCTCTGCGATCAACTTTGATCTGGCGAACGCCTGCCTCGGGTTCGTCAACGGTACAAGCCTGGCTGCCGGAATGATCGACGCCGGCCAGATACGGTATGCACTCATCGTGAATGGCGAGGATGCCGATGAGATTCAAGACAACACGGTGACTCGACTGCTGCGCAACGACGTTGGACGAGACGGCTTCATGAGTGAGTTTGCCTCGTTGACGCTCGGCTCGGGCGCGGCTGCCGCGGTCATCGGCCCCGTCGACGGGCACCCGGACGGGCACCGTATTCTCGGCGGGGTGACGCGCGCGGCAACCCAGTTTCATGAGCTGTGCGTCGGCAGCACAGACGGAATGTTCACCGATGCGAAGGCACTGCTGAAGGGCGGCCTCGATCTTGTGATCTCGGCGTGGAAAGAAGCAGCGAAGGAGTGGAACTGGGGCGCGATGGATCGCTACATCACCCACCAGGTCTCCGAGGTGCACACGAGCGCCATTGTGAAGGCAGCCAAGCTTGATCGTCGCCGTGTTCCCATCACGTTCCCCTGGCTGGGAAATGTGGGCCCCGCATCGATTCCGATCACCCTGGCCGAAGAGAAGGAACGCCTGACGAAGGGCGATCGCGTGCTGCTCATGGGTGTCGGCTCCGGCCTCAACACCGCGATGATGGAATTGGCGTGGTGA
- a CDS encoding carbohydrate ABC transporter permease — protein MTRISTVAAPRRRAGKESQRRLAFWLLLPAAIAVFGVIVYPIIRTLIISFFEVNSALAVETPFIGIDNYLQALSSSGFWAAIGRTLYFTVVSTAIELTLGMMLALLLNARLRMRWLFRAIVVLPWAVPTIVNAAMWKGIFNAQYGSLNAALTGLGITDEYIAWLGHPFLALNMVIVADAWKTTPLVAFFLLAGLTVISPELYESAKLDRASWPRIFRSITLPMLLPSISIVLVLRTVEAFKAFDIIYAMTRGGPADGTQTIAYYTYVRAFSDQNFGMGSALSYIIVIVILILTAIYLKMLRQAETSLV, from the coding sequence ATGACGAGGATTTCCACGGTGGCGGCCCCGCGGAGGCGAGCCGGTAAGGAGAGCCAGAGGCGACTCGCATTCTGGCTGCTCCTTCCGGCCGCGATCGCGGTGTTCGGGGTCATCGTCTACCCCATCATCCGTACGCTGATCATCTCGTTCTTCGAGGTCAATTCTGCGCTCGCGGTAGAAACGCCTTTCATCGGCATCGACAACTATCTGCAGGCCCTCTCAAGCTCCGGTTTTTGGGCGGCAATCGGGCGCACGCTCTATTTCACAGTGGTCTCCACCGCGATCGAGCTGACGCTCGGCATGATGCTGGCGCTGCTCCTCAACGCGCGGCTGCGTATGCGATGGCTCTTCCGCGCGATCGTGGTTCTGCCATGGGCGGTTCCCACGATCGTCAACGCTGCAATGTGGAAAGGAATATTCAACGCACAGTACGGCTCTCTCAATGCCGCTTTGACCGGCCTGGGCATCACGGACGAGTACATTGCCTGGCTGGGCCACCCGTTTCTCGCGTTGAACATGGTCATCGTCGCCGATGCGTGGAAGACGACACCGCTCGTCGCGTTCTTTCTTCTCGCGGGGCTCACCGTGATCTCGCCTGAGCTCTATGAAAGCGCCAAACTCGACAGGGCATCGTGGCCTCGAATCTTCCGATCAATCACGTTGCCGATGCTGCTACCCTCCATCTCGATCGTTCTGGTGCTTCGCACCGTGGAAGCGTTCAAAGCCTTCGACATCATCTATGCAATGACCCGTGGCGGACCGGCCGACGGCACTCAGACGATTGCGTATTACACCTATGTACGGGCCTTCTCCGACCAAAACTTCGGCATGGGCTCTGCCCTCTCGTACATCATTGTCATCGTCATCCTGATCTTGACGGCGATCTACTTGAAGATGCTGCGCCAAGCGGAGACGAGTCTGGTATGA
- a CDS encoding GuaB3 family IMP dehydrogenase-related protein — protein sequence MSQETEIGRAKRARTTFSFDDVAIVPSRRTRDPEDVSTTWTIDAYTFDTPFIAAPMDSVVSPRTAIMMGQLGGLGVLDLEGLWTRYENPEPILEEIRSLPADAVVARMQELYAEPIKAELITARLEEIREAGVTVAGSLSPQRTQEFYQTVVDAGVDLFVIRGTTVSAEHVSQNQEPLNLKKFIYELDVPVIVGGAATYTAALHLMRTGAAGVLVGFGGGAASTTRNTLGIHAPMATAVADVAGARRDYLDESGGRYVHVIADGGLGTSGDIVKAIACGADAVMLGTTFARASDAPGGGFHWGAEAHHAKLPRGNRVKVGTTGTLEEIIYGPATTPDGTANLLGALKRSMATTGYSDLKEFQRVEVVVAPYRLR from the coding sequence GTGAGTCAAGAAACCGAAATCGGCCGCGCCAAGCGGGCACGCACCACTTTCTCGTTCGACGACGTCGCGATCGTGCCCTCTCGGCGAACCCGCGACCCCGAAGACGTCTCGACGACGTGGACAATCGACGCCTATACGTTCGATACGCCCTTCATCGCCGCACCAATGGACTCGGTCGTATCGCCGCGCACCGCGATCATGATGGGCCAACTCGGCGGCCTCGGGGTACTCGACCTTGAAGGTCTCTGGACACGCTACGAGAACCCGGAGCCGATCCTCGAGGAGATCCGCAGCCTGCCTGCCGATGCGGTCGTTGCACGCATGCAAGAGCTCTACGCGGAGCCGATCAAGGCCGAGCTGATCACGGCGCGGCTCGAGGAAATCCGCGAGGCTGGCGTCACTGTTGCCGGATCGCTCTCGCCGCAGCGCACGCAGGAGTTCTACCAGACGGTTGTCGACGCAGGCGTCGACCTCTTCGTCATTCGCGGAACGACGGTTTCGGCTGAGCACGTGTCTCAGAACCAGGAGCCACTCAACCTCAAGAAGTTCATCTACGAACTCGACGTCCCCGTGATCGTCGGGGGAGCCGCAACCTACACAGCGGCACTGCACCTGATGCGCACGGGCGCGGCCGGCGTGCTCGTCGGCTTCGGCGGCGGTGCCGCATCGACAACGCGCAACACCCTCGGCATCCACGCGCCCATGGCGACGGCCGTCGCCGACGTGGCCGGTGCGCGCCGTGACTACCTTGACGAATCGGGCGGACGATACGTTCACGTGATCGCTGACGGCGGCCTGGGCACCTCGGGCGACATCGTCAAGGCGATCGCCTGCGGCGCTGACGCTGTGATGCTCGGCACGACGTTTGCTCGCGCGAGCGACGCGCCAGGCGGCGGCTTCCACTGGGGTGCCGAGGCGCACCACGCGAAGCTTCCCCGCGGCAACCGCGTGAAGGTGGGCACAACGGGGACTCTCGAGGAGATCATCTACGGCCCGGCGACAACGCCCGACGGCACCGCGAACCTTCTCGGAGCGCTCAAACGCTCGATGGCGACGACCGGATACAGCGACCTCAAAGAGTTTCAGAGGGTCGAAGTAGTTGTCGCGCCGTACCGACTGCGTTAG